Proteins co-encoded in one Garra rufa chromosome 21, GarRuf1.0, whole genome shotgun sequence genomic window:
- the ptger2a gene encoding prostaglandin E receptor 2a (subtype EP2), which yields MFGCKHANLELPRSTTGVLADMDTDNKSCTESLSVEENGGPAISAMMFAAGVLGNVVALILLEFRRRKEKNRQRQSLFHLLVTTLVITDLMGTCLISPLVQTAYLTNTTLVGMSETRAVCEYFGFAMTFFSLATLSILLAMALERCLSIGYPYHYGRHVTKRCGYITIPCIYLVCFLFCLMPFAGFGKYVQYCPGTWCFIAMNPEGIEDRAYANVYATVMLLIVVVIVACNCFVVYHLVLMYRRRKMNRGSVQTRSKRDRRYFSWAEEVEHLILLVFMTVIFVICSLPLMIRVYINSMGKPRANNKTDLIALRFLSVNSIIDPFVFIILSPSVLRFLWGALCKTTFMPSRNSLFKTSISKNPAGQIELYQPSSTSVETTHLNKSSVQMI from the exons ATGTTTGGTTGCAAACATGCCAACCTAGAACTTCCAAGATCTACAACAGGAGTTTTGGCAGACATGGATACAGATAACAAAAGTTGTACAGAAAGCCTGAGCGTGGAGGAGAACGGTGGCCCAGCCATTAGTGCGATGATGTTCGCAGCTGGAGTTCTCGGGAACGTGGTTGCTTTGATTCTCCTGGAGTTCCGGAGGAGGAAAGAGAAGAACCGGCAGAGACAGTCTCTATTCCATTTGCTTGTGACCACGCTGGTCATCACGGATCTAATGGGAACCTGTTTGATCAGTCCCCTGGTGCAGACTGCATACTTAACCAACACCACACTGGTTGGGATGAGCGAGACTCGTGCAGTGTGTGAGTATTTCGGATTTGCCATGACTTTCTTCAGCCTGGCGACGCTCTCCATCCTCCTCGCCATGGCACTGGAGAGGTGCCTCTCCATCGGGTACCCCTACCACTACGGGAGGCACGTCACCAAACGCTGCGGATACATCACCATCCCTTGCATTTATTTAGTCTGCTTTTTGTTTTGCTTAATGCCATTTGCAGGATTTGGGAAATATGTGCAATACTGTCCCGGGACGTGGTGTTTTATTGCAATGAATCCAGAGGGGATCGAGGACCGGGCTTATGCCAACGTTTATGCAACGGTCATGCTACTTATTGTTGTAGTTATAGTGGCATGCAACTGTTTTGTCGTTTACCATCTGGTGTTAATGTACCGGAGGCGCAAAATGAACCGAGGATCAGTGCAGACCCGGAGTAAAAGGGACAGGAGGTACTTCTCATGGGCAGAGGAGGTCGAACATCTCATTCTCCTGGTCTTCATGACAGTTATTTTTGTCATTTGCTCCCTGCCGTTAATG ATCCGCGTGTACATCAACTCCATGGGAAAGCCTCGAGCCAACAACAAGACTGATCTCATAGCTCTGCGGTTCCTCTCGGTCAACTCCATCATCGACCCCTTTGTGTTTATCATCCTCAGCCCCTCGGTTCTGCGCTTTCTGTGGGGGGCGTTGTGTAAGACCACCTTCATGCCCTCCAGAAACTCCCTGTTCAAAACATCCATTTCCAAGAACCCAGCAGGCCAAATCGAGCTGTACCAACCCAGCTCCACCTCCGTGGAGACCACACACCTCAACAAGTCAAGCGTTCAGATGATCTGA